One genomic segment of Xylanivirga thermophila includes these proteins:
- a CDS encoding ABC transporter permease, translated as MDRDLAYQRDKKNIIKKDFIKNRYVYLMALPILAYYIIFCYIPMYGVTIAFKDFSIKLGILKSPWAGFKYFKDFFNSYYCLRVIKNTLLLNLYDLLWGFPAPIILALLLNELRNQKFKRCVQTVTYLPHFVSMVVICGIIIEFVSTDGLINVLLSYLGIEPSNMLTRPELFRTIYISSGIWQGIGWGSIIYLAALTGIDPALYEAATIDGAGRWKQTLHVTLPGIAPTIIILLILRLGSMMSVGFEKILLLYNPMTYETADVISTYVYRKGLLDFDYSYSAAVGLFNSIINFLLLIIANTLSRKLTEESLW; from the coding sequence ATGGACAGGGATTTAGCATATCAAAGGGATAAAAAAAACATAATAAAAAAGGATTTTATAAAGAATAGGTATGTCTATCTTATGGCATTGCCTATACTTGCATATTACATAATTTTTTGTTATATACCCATGTATGGGGTTACTATTGCTTTTAAGGATTTTAGTATTAAATTGGGTATACTTAAAAGCCCATGGGCAGGATTTAAATACTTTAAAGATTTTTTTAATAGCTATTATTGTTTAAGGGTAATTAAAAATACCCTTCTTCTTAATCTATATGATCTTTTATGGGGATTTCCAGCTCCTATTATACTGGCATTGCTTTTAAATGAGTTAAGAAATCAGAAATTCAAACGATGTGTACAGACGGTAACATATCTTCCACATTTTGTATCAATGGTGGTAATATGCGGCATAATAATAGAATTTGTGTCTACTGATGGTTTGATAAATGTATTGCTTTCATATTTAGGCATAGAACCATCAAATATGTTAACACGACCCGAGCTATTCAGAACAATATATATATCTTCTGGTATATGGCAGGGTATAGGTTGGGGGAGTATAATCTATCTGGCAGCATTGACAGGGATAGATCCAGCGTTATATGAAGCTGCTACTATTGATGGTGCTGGAAGATGGAAACAGACTTTACATGTCACCTTGCCGGGAATAGCACCAACTATAATCATATTACTTATACTAAGGTTGGGAAGTATGATGAGTGTGGGCTTTGAGAAGATATTGCTACTTTATAATCCTATGACCTATGAAACGGCTGATGTAATATCTACATATGTATATAGAAAGGGTTTACTAGACTTTGATTATAGTTATAGTGCTGCTGTAGGACTATTTAATTCCATTATAAATTTTTTACTGCTTATAATTGCAAATACATTAAGTAGAAAGCTTACTGAAGAAAGTTTATGGTAA